One window from the genome of Microbacterium sulfonylureivorans encodes:
- a CDS encoding alpha/beta hydrolase family protein, translating to MVASRRAAMGGASPTLLAGIRPALTVISVALAGVLSAMAVASIHMARRVVTPAVRLPDTRILSLDTAAQTITLSRTPDTELPGRYGLFTSGTSDYVKLGSVLSEDETSVKRKLLTHVASDARLSPDAAFSGWYYDRPEQLQLPFTPELIGSAVGPCPAWLFPAGAGGVWVIQIHGRGTTRAECLRAVPLFHRNGITSLVVSYRNDGEAPRSRAGTYTLGATEWRDVDAAVGFARRRGAERIILMGWSMGGAIALQISLNSAHRAAITGLILESPVVDWRLVLEYQARLMRVPPTVSRLAIGALQSDWATPVTRAGGAIPFDRLDVVARAQELRHPMLILHSDDDGFVPSDASHDLVAARPDIVQLEVFEVARHTKLWNYDQERWSERIGGWLAEHDLTPTPPSAED from the coding sequence ATGGTCGCCTCCAGGCGCGCCGCGATGGGCGGCGCATCACCCACTCTCCTTGCCGGGATCCGGCCCGCGCTCACTGTGATCAGCGTGGCCCTCGCCGGTGTGCTCTCCGCGATGGCGGTCGCGTCCATCCACATGGCGCGCCGCGTCGTGACACCGGCCGTGCGTCTCCCCGACACGCGGATCCTGTCGCTCGACACCGCGGCGCAGACGATCACGCTGTCGCGCACGCCCGACACCGAGCTTCCCGGACGCTACGGCCTGTTCACGAGCGGCACGTCGGACTACGTCAAGCTCGGCTCCGTGCTCTCCGAGGACGAGACGAGCGTGAAGCGCAAGCTGCTCACTCATGTCGCCTCCGATGCCCGCCTGTCGCCGGATGCGGCCTTCAGCGGCTGGTATTACGACCGTCCCGAGCAGCTGCAGCTCCCGTTCACCCCCGAGCTCATCGGCTCTGCGGTCGGCCCGTGCCCCGCGTGGCTGTTCCCTGCAGGCGCCGGTGGCGTCTGGGTCATCCAGATCCACGGCCGGGGGACGACCCGAGCGGAGTGTCTGCGGGCGGTGCCGCTGTTCCACCGGAACGGAATCACGTCGCTCGTCGTCTCGTACCGCAACGACGGCGAAGCGCCGCGCAGCCGAGCGGGCACCTACACGCTCGGTGCCACGGAGTGGCGCGATGTGGACGCCGCCGTCGGGTTCGCGCGTCGTCGCGGAGCCGAGCGGATCATCCTCATGGGATGGTCGATGGGCGGAGCGATCGCCCTCCAGATCTCGCTGAACTCGGCGCACCGGGCCGCGATCACCGGGCTGATCCTCGAGTCGCCCGTCGTCGACTGGCGACTCGTCCTCGAGTATCAGGCCCGGCTCATGAGGGTTCCGCCCACCGTCAGCCGGCTGGCGATCGGAGCGCTGCAGAGCGATTGGGCGACGCCCGTCACCCGCGCTGGGGGCGCGATCCCGTTCGACCGCCTCGACGTCGTCGCGCGCGCGCAGGAGCTGCGGCATCCGATGCTCATCCTTCACAGCGACGACGACGGATTCGTCCCCTCGGACGCCTCCCACGACCTCGTCGCGGCGCGACCGGACATCGTCCAGCTCGAGGTGTTCGAGGTGGCTCGGCACACCAAGCTCTGGAACTACGATCAGGAGCGCTGGAGCGAGCGCATCGGCGGGTGGCTGGCCGAGCACGACCTGACTCCGACGCCGCCCTCCGCCGAGGACTGA
- the zapE gene encoding cell division protein ZapE, with protein MTASAARTGIVHLAERTPQLAGAEMVAALVPPPQFADATFDTYRADPEFPSQQEAKDLLRAFCGAGQLAKGGFFRKAKRPEVKPGVYLDGGFGVGKTHLLASIYHAMPARRKYFGSFIEYTALVGAMGYQNTVELFRGADLLCIDEFELDDPGDTMVMTRLLAELVSSGTRLAATSNTPPNALGEGRFAAQDFLREIHAMASSFQTIRIDGTDYRHRAVDGHAAVLSAPQYEAAIADAAAAGTASDDTFAQLIAHLAKVHPSRYIRLIEGITAVGLREVEPFTDQSAALRFVAFIDRVYDAELPIRATGVSLDLVFPDEMLSGGYRKKYLRAISRLVASTLA; from the coding sequence ATGACCGCCTCCGCCGCCCGCACCGGCATCGTCCACCTCGCGGAGCGCACCCCGCAGCTCGCGGGCGCAGAGATGGTCGCCGCGCTCGTACCGCCCCCGCAGTTCGCCGACGCGACGTTCGACACGTACCGCGCGGACCCGGAATTCCCTTCACAGCAGGAGGCGAAGGACCTGCTCCGAGCTTTCTGCGGCGCGGGCCAGCTGGCGAAGGGCGGCTTCTTCCGCAAGGCGAAGAGGCCGGAGGTGAAGCCCGGCGTCTACCTCGACGGAGGGTTCGGCGTCGGCAAGACGCATCTGCTCGCGTCGATCTATCACGCGATGCCGGCACGGCGGAAGTACTTCGGCTCGTTCATCGAGTACACCGCGCTCGTCGGGGCGATGGGCTATCAGAACACGGTCGAGCTGTTCCGCGGAGCCGACCTGCTCTGCATCGACGAGTTCGAGCTCGACGATCCGGGCGACACGATGGTGATGACGCGGCTGCTCGCGGAGCTCGTCTCATCCGGCACGCGGCTGGCCGCGACATCCAACACCCCACCCAACGCCCTCGGCGAGGGCCGGTTCGCCGCGCAGGACTTCCTGCGCGAGATCCACGCGATGGCGTCCAGCTTCCAGACGATCCGCATCGACGGCACGGACTACCGCCACCGCGCGGTCGACGGGCACGCCGCGGTGCTGTCCGCGCCGCAGTACGAGGCTGCGATCGCGGATGCCGCGGCCGCCGGCACTGCGTCGGACGACACGTTCGCCCAGCTCATCGCCCACCTCGCCAAGGTGCATCCCTCGCGTTACATCCGGCTCATCGAGGGCATCACTGCCGTGGGACTGCGCGAGGTGGAGCCGTTCACCGATCAGTCCGCCGCGCTGCGATTCGTCGCCTTCATCGACCGGGTGTACGACGCCGAGCTGCCCATCCGGGCGACGGGCGTCTCGCTCGACCTGGTCTTCCCCGACGAGATGCTCTCGGGCGGCTATCGGAAGAAGTACCTGCGCGCGATCTCGCGCCTGGTGGCGTCGACTCTCGCCTGA
- a CDS encoding sulfurtransferase, with translation MTVETDTSSAKFAEYAEPRRLVTGDWLQARLREPGLVVVESDEDVLLYETGHIPGAVKVDWHTELNDPVVRDYVDGAGFAELLGRKGISRDDTVVIYGDKNNWWAAYALWVFSLFGHEDVRLLDGGRDKWIAEGRPITTEPAGRAPTEYPVVERDDTALRAYKDDVLEHLGSPLIDVRSPEEYDGSRTSAPAYPEEGALRAGHIPTAKSVPWARAVAADGGFKPRAELDAIYRDEVGLQDDDAVVAYCRIGERSSHTWFVLKHLLGFEHVRNYDGSWTEWGSAVRVPIVSGSEPGELPAR, from the coding sequence ATGACCGTCGAGACCGACACGTCGTCCGCCAAGTTCGCCGAGTACGCCGAACCCCGGCGCCTCGTCACAGGCGACTGGCTCCAGGCGCGACTGCGTGAGCCCGGTCTCGTCGTCGTCGAATCCGACGAAGACGTCCTCCTCTATGAGACGGGCCATATCCCCGGTGCGGTCAAAGTCGACTGGCACACCGAGCTCAACGACCCGGTGGTGCGCGACTACGTCGACGGCGCCGGCTTCGCGGAACTCCTCGGCAGAAAGGGGATCTCGCGTGACGACACCGTCGTGATCTACGGCGACAAGAACAACTGGTGGGCTGCGTATGCGCTGTGGGTGTTCTCGCTCTTCGGCCACGAGGACGTGCGGCTGCTCGACGGCGGTCGCGACAAGTGGATCGCGGAGGGCCGCCCGATCACGACGGAACCCGCCGGCCGCGCACCGACCGAGTATCCCGTCGTCGAGCGCGACGACACCGCGCTGCGCGCGTACAAGGACGATGTGCTCGAGCACCTGGGCAGCCCGCTCATCGACGTCCGCTCCCCCGAGGAGTACGACGGCTCGCGCACCTCGGCGCCCGCCTATCCCGAAGAGGGCGCGCTTCGCGCCGGGCACATCCCGACCGCGAAGAGCGTTCCGTGGGCGCGAGCGGTGGCCGCGGACGGCGGCTTCAAGCCGCGCGCGGAGCTCGACGCGATCTACCGTGACGAGGTCGGCCTGCAGGACGACGATGCGGTCGTGGCATACTGCCGCATCGGCGAGCGATCCAGCCACACGTGGTTCGTCCTCAAGCACCTGCTCGGATTCGAGCACGTACGCAACTACGACGGCTCGTGGACCGAGTGGGGCAGCGCCGTGCGCGTGCCGATCGTGTCGGGCTCAGAGCCCGGTGAGCTTCCTGCTCGCTGA
- a CDS encoding DUF3000 domain-containing protein, which translates to MTPFANVAEQVRAIEFRGDLSVREIPAPTGLATNALALAGDVRPEDEGVESAYGTGRFILLHDPDEPAQWNGPWRIVCFAQAPLEPDIGVDPMLADVAWAWLTDALESRRAAFHSASGTATKTLSKGFGSLASEGDGAQIELRASWSPEGAIAPHVEAWAELVCMLAGLPPGSEGIAMLGSRRATRD; encoded by the coding sequence ATGACGCCGTTCGCGAACGTGGCCGAACAGGTGCGGGCGATCGAATTCCGCGGAGACCTGTCCGTCCGCGAGATCCCCGCGCCGACCGGGCTGGCGACGAACGCGCTCGCGCTGGCGGGCGACGTCCGGCCGGAGGATGAGGGCGTCGAGTCGGCGTACGGGACGGGGCGGTTCATCCTGCTGCACGATCCCGACGAGCCGGCGCAGTGGAATGGGCCGTGGCGCATCGTCTGCTTCGCGCAGGCGCCGCTCGAGCCCGACATCGGCGTCGATCCGATGCTGGCGGATGTCGCGTGGGCGTGGCTCACGGATGCCTTGGAATCGCGGCGTGCGGCGTTCCATTCGGCCTCCGGCACCGCGACCAAGACGCTGTCGAAGGGGTTCGGCTCTCTCGCATCCGAAGGCGACGGCGCGCAGATCGAACTGCGGGCCTCCTGGTCGCCGGAAGGCGCGATCGCGCCGCACGTGGAAGCATGGGCAGAGCTTGTGTGCATGCTCGCGGGTCTTCCGCCGGGCTCGGAAGGGATTGCAATGCTGGGTTCGCGTAGGGCGACGCGTGACTGA
- a CDS encoding SufE family protein, which translates to MSDPVLPASLAEIRDEFLELPESDRLQLLLEFSQELPPVPAEFEGHPELYERVAECQSPVFIVIDVDDAGVVAMHATAPPEAPTTRGFASILAQGITGLTADEVLAIPADFPQSIGLTRVVSPLRISGMTGMLMRAKRQVQAKRRP; encoded by the coding sequence ATGTCCGACCCCGTGCTTCCCGCGAGTCTTGCCGAGATCCGCGACGAGTTCCTCGAGCTCCCCGAGTCCGATCGGCTGCAGCTGCTGCTGGAGTTCTCGCAGGAGCTGCCGCCGGTGCCCGCCGAGTTCGAAGGGCACCCGGAACTCTACGAGCGGGTGGCCGAGTGCCAGTCCCCCGTGTTCATCGTCATCGACGTCGATGACGCCGGCGTGGTGGCCATGCACGCCACGGCACCGCCCGAGGCGCCGACCACGCGAGGATTCGCGAGCATCCTCGCGCAGGGCATCACGGGGCTGACGGCCGACGAGGTCCTCGCGATCCCCGCGGACTTCCCGCAGAGCATCGGGCTCACACGCGTCGTCTCCCCGCTGCGCATCTCCGGAATGACCGGCATGCTCATGCGTGCGAAGCGCCAGGTGCAGGCGAAGCGCCGCCCCTGA